In the Streptomyces spororaveus genome, ACGCCCTGCGCGGTTCCCTGGACGCCGGTTCCGTCGTCGCCCTGGCCCTGCTCCTGACCCGGCTGTACGCCCCGCTGACCGCGCTGGCCGGCGCCCGCGTCGAGGTGATGAGCGCGATGGTGAGCTTCGAGCGGGTCTTCGAGATCCTCGACCTCGAACCGCTCATCGCGCAGAAGCCGGACGCCCGCCGGGTGGCGGACGGTCCGGTGGCCGTGGAGTTCGACCGGGTCTCCTTCGGCTACCCGGCCGCCGACAAGGTCTCCCTCGCCTCCCTGGAGGAGGTCGCCGCCCTGGACACCCGGGGCGGTACGCAGGTACTGCACGAGGTGTCCTTCCGGGCGGAGCCGGGCCAGATGATCGCCCTGGTCGGCTCGTCCGGCGCCGGCAAGTCGACCATCGCGCAACTGCTGCCGCGGTTGTACGACGCCGACGCGGGCGCGGTCCGGCTCGGCGGGATCGACGTACGGGACCTCACGGCCGACTCGATCCGCGAGACGCTCGGCATGGTCACCCAGGACGGGCACCTCTTCCACGAGTCGGTACGGGCCAACCTGCTGCTGGCCCGCCCGGAGGCCTCCGAGGAGGAGATCTGGGAGGCCCTGCGGCGCGCGCGGCTGGACGGGCTCGTCGCCTCGCTGCCGGACGGGCTGGACACGGTGGTCGGGGAGCGCGGGTACCGGCTCTCGGGCGGGGAGCGGCAGCGGCTGACGATCGCGCGGCTGCTGCTGGCCCGGCAGCGGGTGGTGATCCTCGACGAGGCCACCGCGCACCTGGACTCCACCTCGGAGGCCGCGGTGCAGGAGGCCCTGGGCGAGGCCCTGGCGGGCCGGACGGCAGTGGTGATCGCACACCGGCTGTCGACCGTTCAGGCGGCGGACCTGATCCTGGTGGTCGAGGACGGCCGGATCGTGGAACGGGGCACGCACACCGGGCTGCTGGCGGCGGGGGGCCGGTACGAGGAGCTGTACCACACCCAGTTCGCGGTGTCGGACGGCGAGGCACCGGTGCCGGGCGCATGATGCTGTGACGGACATCAAACTGGAGCTCGTCGCCGTCCCCGTCACCGACGTGGACCGGGCCAAGGCCTTCTACGAGAAGCTCGGCTTCAACGCCAACCACGACGTCACCGTCAGCGAGGACATCCGCTTCGTCCAGCTGACCCCGCCGGGCTCGGCCTGCTCGATCGCGATCGGCAAGGGGCTGACCCGGATGACCCCGGGGGCGCTGGACAACATGCAGGTCGTCGTCACCGACATCGAGGAGGCGTACGAGGACCTGCGCGGCCGGGGGGTGGAGGTGACGGAGATCCAGGACCTGCCGTGGGGCTGATTCGCTCATGACCAACCTGCTCGAGGCCCGACCGCCACACCGTCCGGACATGCCCACTCGCCGCCGAGGTCTTCCACCGCGCGATCACGGACCGGATCCCGTTCCGGTGGGTGACCGCCGACGCCGCCTACGGTACGAGGGCCGTGTTGATCTCCCGGACGTACTCCTTGGCCGCCTGACTGGTACGGGCCGTGGAAGACCGTCTACGAGGCTGGACGTGGGCCAGGAGCCGGTCCCAGGTTCCCTCCGCCGACCAGCGGCGGAACCGCGGTCGGTCCCGCGGCGGACTGAGCACCAAAATCCACCTCGCCTGCCCTGCACCCCCATGCGCTGACGGATCTCCGTATCGCGGCACCCGGGACCTCAGCAACCCCCACCGCACCGACAGCAGCGATGCCTTCCAAGGTGCCTGGAGTCAAGCCGGTCAGCCGGGGCCGGTCGGGGTCTGCGACCGTGTCGGCGAGCATGTGGCCGCGGGTGAGGGCTGGCCGATGGGGTCGCCG is a window encoding:
- a CDS encoding VOC family protein, translating into MTDIKLELVAVPVTDVDRAKAFYEKLGFNANHDVTVSEDIRFVQLTPPGSACSIAIGKGLTRMTPGALDNMQVVVTDIEEAYEDLRGRGVEVTEIQDLPWG
- a CDS encoding ABC transporter ATP-binding protein; amino-acid sequence: MDMEVTAWTSLHSAINAQQDRRPLSRAGLRRVAAFARPHRRGLTLFLLLSVVTALLAVATPVLASRVVTAIVEGRDGSAVTRLALLIALIAVAEAGLGLLTRRLSATLGEGLILDLRTAVFDHVQRMPVAFFTRTRTGALVSRLNNDVIGAQRAFSNTLSGVVANTVTLLLTLTVMLGISWQITLLALVLLPVFVLPARRMGARMAAMQREASALNAAMGTQMTERFSAPGATLVKLFGRPADESAEFAARAARVRDIGIRTAMAQSAFITALTLVSALALALVYGLGGFYALRGSLDAGSVVALALLLTRLYAPLTALAGARVEVMSAMVSFERVFEILDLEPLIAQKPDARRVADGPVAVEFDRVSFGYPAADKVSLASLEEVAALDTRGGTQVLHEVSFRAEPGQMIALVGSSGAGKSTIAQLLPRLYDADAGAVRLGGIDVRDLTADSIRETLGMVTQDGHLFHESVRANLLLARPEASEEEIWEALRRARLDGLVASLPDGLDTVVGERGYRLSGGERQRLTIARLLLARQRVVILDEATAHLDSTSEAAVQEALGEALAGRTAVVIAHRLSTVQAADLILVVEDGRIVERGTHTGLLAAGGRYEELYHTQFAVSDGEAPVPGA